In Zingiber officinale cultivar Zhangliang chromosome 6A, Zo_v1.1, whole genome shotgun sequence, a single genomic region encodes these proteins:
- the LOC121995299 gene encoding uncharacterized protein LOC121995299 translates to MRRKRRRDLNPPPTQEEGLQAPIGVTSPDRTPSQIGTPMASPPAQPSGSPPRTRRRLRRFGETSTIGESSGQATAAAEAASGHPTIKTTLRFPSEEYLLSADRPSSPRWAEQIATSRRLAELEGLLEKLQVSEGSTAEREKRILEAEQKKAADLANEVARLEALVKKRDKEVKRAGSRKRQAIADLDKMKVEVRALGQQSKDLEAQLNAEQEARSAERTKAEANLKALQDSLTGSRAVLKKYKEEEPSRLAAARQEYLQSERFGVKFGGHISSTFAEAVKVTVAYLKKSGHLPEGMHIPASDLTALLDDIPDAFFNFEDPE, encoded by the exons AtgcggcggaaacgtcgaagagacctgAACCCTCCGCCGACCCAGGAGGAGGGACTACAAGCGCCGATCGGCGTGACTTCGCCCGAccgcacgccatcacagatcgggacccctATGGCGTCGCCACCGGCACAGCCTTCTGgttctcctccccggactcgtcgtcGCCTGCGACGGTTCGGCGAAACTTCCACTATAGGGGAGTCTTCGGGCCAGGCTACCGCAGCTGCCGAAGCGGCGTCCGGCCATccaaccatcaagaccaccctccgattcccatcggaggagtATTTGCTATCCGCCGATCGGCCGTCGAGccct cgctgggctgaacaAATTGCCACTAGCCGTCGGCTGGCCGAGTTAGAGGGCCTTCTGGAAAAACTTCAAGTGTCGGAAGGTtccacggccgagcgggagaaacgaatcctcgaggccgaacagaaaaaGGCTGCCGACCTGGCTAATGAGGTGGCCAGGCTAGAGgccttggtgaagaagcgcgacaaAGAGGTGAAGCGCGCTGGTAGCCGGAAGAGGCAGGCGATCGCTGACCTGGACAAAATGAAAGTGGAGGTCCGTGCGCTAGGTCAAcaatccaaggatctggaggcccagctgaacgccgaacaGGAGGCCCGTTCGGCCgaacgcacaaaggctgaagcaaacttgaaggccctccaagattctTTAACTGGCTCCCGGGCGgtcctcaaaaaatataaggaggaagAACCGAGTCGCCTGgctgcagcgcgccaagaataccttcaGTCAGAGAGGTTCGGCGTAAAGTTTGGGGGCCACATCTCTtctactttcgccgaggcggttaAGGTCACCGTGGCGTATCTGAAGAAGAGCGGCCACCTTCCTGAAGgcatgcatattcccgcctccgacctgacGGCCCTGCTTGATGATATCCCCGATGCTTTCTTTAATTTCGAGGACCCGGAGTGA
- the LOC121997972 gene encoding ganglioside-induced differentiation-associated-protein 2-like → MAGSSGEDFSVVVLASDLGLDARSLLSPTDRQAAATDEDVVAWHDCLAYLSSDEDFSDLEALQVFRLQGSDKAGNRILRIVGKYFPAAVIDGERLKRYVFHKFITELTEEPFCIVYMHSTVHSEDNNPGISILRWIYEELPLDFKDRLQVVYFLHPGLRSRLVLATLGRFFLSGGLYWKIKYVSRLQYLWDDIKKGQLEIPEFVQEHDNVLEHRPLTDYGIEPDPLHLTEVPAMGLSLGRHGDTWDSRSYM, encoded by the exons ATGGCTGGAAGTTCCGGCGAAGACTTTTCGGTGGTGGTGCTGGCGTCGGACCTCGGCTTGGACGCCCGCTCCTTACTCTCGCCGACGGATCGCCAGGCGGCGGCGACGGACGAAGACGTGGTGGCGTGGCATGACTGTCTCGCCTATCTTTCCTCCGACGAAGATTTCTCGGATCTAGAGGCTCTTCAGGTTTTCCGTCTCCAAGGATCCGACAAGGCTGGCAACCGAATCCTCAGGATTGTAGGAAAATATTTCCCTG CTGCAGTTATAGATGGGGAACGTTTGAAGAGATATGTGTTTCATAAGTTCATCACAGAACTAACGGAAGAACCATTCTGTATAGTATACATGCACAGCACTGTGCATTCAGAAGATAACAATCCTGGAATATCCATCCTGCGGTGGATTTATGAAGAACTTCCATTAGATTTCAAGGATAGGCTACAAGTTGTGTATTTCTTGCACCCAGGACTGCGTTCCAGACTTGTTTTAGCCACACTCGGACGCTTCTTCCTAAGTGGAGG ATTGTACTGGAAAATCAAATACGTCAGCCGGTTGCAGTATTTATGGGATGATATTAAGAAAGGGCAATTGGAGATTCCAGAGTTTGTGCAAGAGCATGATAATGTTCTCGAACATAGGCCTTTAACTGACTACGGAATAGAGCCCGATCCTCTTCACTTAACGGAAGTACCAGCTATGGGGTTGTCACTTGGAAGGCACGGAGATACATGGGATTCCAGGTCCTACATGTGA